From Microbacterium invictum, the proteins below share one genomic window:
- the dnaN gene encoding DNA polymerase III subunit beta, whose translation MKFHVNRDVFSEAVSFVVKLLPQRNPQPILAGVLIEASEEGLSLSAFDYEASARTTIEATVDEPGTILVHGRLLSEIASRLPNAPIQIEIGEDGGILLSCGSARFTLSSMPVQEYPAIPEVSGDSGLVPAEDFATAIAQVAFAASRDDVTPVLTGVQLEVAGTQLSLVATDRYRVALREIPFDGGTVASDDSTTALVPARTLTEVGKTFAHSGDIQVSFSGSGDREIIAFTAGNKTVTSLLIKGNFPPVRRLFPEQTDHYAVVNTADLAEAVRRVSLVLDRSAPLRFTFSADGVSMDASGTEQARASESVDATLTGDEVTLGLNPQYLLEALGAVKSEFARVTFTSSDNANKLSPVLITPQTSGTPESFKYLLQPNLLLR comes from the coding sequence GTGAAGTTCCACGTGAATCGCGACGTGTTCAGCGAGGCCGTGTCGTTCGTCGTGAAGCTTCTGCCACAGCGCAACCCGCAGCCGATTCTGGCGGGTGTGCTGATCGAAGCATCCGAAGAGGGACTCTCGCTCTCGGCATTCGACTACGAGGCATCGGCCCGCACGACCATCGAGGCGACCGTCGACGAACCCGGCACGATCCTGGTGCACGGCCGGCTGCTCTCCGAGATCGCGAGCCGCCTCCCCAACGCTCCGATCCAGATCGAGATCGGCGAAGACGGCGGCATCCTGCTCAGCTGCGGCTCGGCGCGTTTCACGCTCTCCTCGATGCCGGTGCAGGAGTACCCGGCGATCCCCGAGGTCTCCGGCGATTCCGGGCTCGTCCCGGCCGAAGACTTCGCAACCGCCATCGCACAGGTCGCCTTCGCCGCATCGCGCGACGATGTGACCCCGGTGCTGACCGGCGTGCAGCTCGAGGTCGCCGGCACGCAGCTGAGCCTCGTGGCCACCGACCGCTACCGCGTGGCCCTTCGCGAGATTCCGTTCGACGGCGGCACGGTCGCCAGCGACGACTCCACCACCGCGCTGGTTCCGGCCCGCACCCTGACCGAGGTCGGCAAGACGTTCGCGCACTCCGGTGACATCCAGGTGTCGTTCTCGGGTTCGGGTGACCGCGAGATCATCGCGTTCACCGCGGGCAACAAGACGGTGACGTCGCTGCTGATCAAGGGCAACTTCCCGCCCGTGCGTCGCCTGTTCCCCGAGCAGACCGACCACTACGCGGTCGTCAACACCGCGGATCTGGCCGAGGCCGTGCGCCGCGTCTCGCTGGTGCTCGACCGTTCGGCCCCGCTGCGGTTCACGTTCTCGGCCGACGGCGTCTCGATGGACGCGTCGGGCACCGAGCAGGCTCGCGCGAGCGAGTCGGTCGACGCCACGCTCACCGGCGACGAGGTCACCCTGGGCCTGAACCCGCAGTACCTGCTCGAGGCGCTCGGCGCGGTCAAGAGCGAGTTCGCGCGCGTGACGTTCACATCGAGCGACAACGCGAACAAGCTGAGCCCGGTCCTGATCACCCCGCAGACCTCGGGCACGCCCGAGAGCTTCAAGTACCTGCTGCAGCCCAACCTGCTCCTGCGCTGA
- the dnaA gene encoding chromosomal replication initiator protein DnaA, whose protein sequence is MSPHELPDVPVWTAVLDVLADDDRVTPQLQGFLNLAVAQGVMSGTLYLDVPNELTAAQMNKRLRTPIMEALAHVHAEPAASTFRVVVNPELADAHLTMPVPIQSVSAPAPAPRPTEEYVEPVSTASRSDTRLNPKYTFDNFVIGQSNRFAHAAAVAVAEAPAKAYNPLFIYGDSGLGKTHLLHAIGDYALSLYTGIRVRYVSSEEFTNDFINSIANNRGSAFQARYRDVDILLIDDIQFLQGRAETQEAFFHTFNTLHDHDKQVVITSDVPPRHLTGFEDRMRSRFEWGLITDVQAPDLETRIAILRKKAQSERLLVPDEVLEYIATKVSSNIRELEGALIRVSAFASLNRSTLDISLAQTVLRDIVDTDDANIISPTDIITATAQYFRLSVDDLYGSSRSQAVATARQIAMYLCRERTNLSLPKIGQLFGNRDHTTVMYAYKKISELMKERRSIYNQVSEITTQLGRVGR, encoded by the coding sequence GACCGCGTCACTCCTCAGCTGCAGGGCTTCCTGAACCTCGCCGTCGCCCAGGGGGTCATGAGCGGCACCCTGTACCTCGACGTTCCGAACGAGCTGACGGCCGCGCAGATGAACAAGCGGCTCCGGACGCCCATCATGGAAGCGCTCGCCCACGTTCACGCCGAACCGGCGGCATCCACTTTTCGCGTCGTCGTCAACCCGGAACTGGCCGATGCGCACCTGACCATGCCTGTGCCGATCCAGTCGGTCTCCGCACCGGCGCCCGCGCCCCGGCCGACGGAGGAGTACGTCGAGCCGGTGTCCACGGCATCCCGCAGCGACACACGGCTCAACCCGAAGTACACCTTCGACAACTTCGTCATCGGCCAGTCCAACCGCTTCGCACATGCCGCAGCGGTCGCCGTGGCCGAAGCACCGGCGAAGGCGTATAACCCGCTGTTCATCTACGGCGACTCGGGGCTGGGCAAGACGCACCTGCTGCACGCGATCGGCGACTACGCCCTGAGCCTGTACACCGGCATCCGCGTCCGCTACGTCTCCAGCGAAGAGTTCACGAACGACTTCATCAACTCGATCGCCAACAACCGCGGTTCGGCATTCCAGGCGCGTTATCGCGATGTCGACATCCTGCTGATCGACGACATCCAGTTCCTGCAGGGGCGCGCCGAGACGCAAGAGGCGTTCTTCCACACGTTCAACACGCTGCACGACCACGACAAGCAGGTCGTGATCACCAGCGATGTGCCCCCACGGCATCTGACCGGCTTCGAAGACCGCATGCGCAGCCGGTTCGAGTGGGGTCTGATCACCGATGTGCAGGCGCCCGACCTCGAGACCCGCATCGCGATCCTGCGCAAGAAGGCCCAGTCCGAGCGGCTTCTGGTTCCCGATGAGGTGCTGGAGTACATCGCCACGAAGGTGTCGTCGAACATCCGCGAGCTCGAGGGCGCACTCATCCGCGTGTCGGCGTTTGCGAGCCTGAACCGTTCGACGCTCGACATCTCGCTGGCCCAGACCGTGCTGCGCGACATCGTCGACACCGACGACGCGAACATCATCTCGCCGACCGACATCATCACGGCGACGGCGCAGTACTTCCGTCTCTCGGTCGACGACCTCTACGGGTCGAGCCGCTCACAGGCCGTCGCCACCGCCCGGCAGATCGCGATGTATCTGTGCCGCGAGCGCACGAATCTCTCCCTGCCCAAGATCGGCCAGCTGTTCGGCAACCGCGATCACACCACGGTCATGTATGCGTACAAGAAGATCAGCGAACTCATGAAAGAGCGCCGCTCGATCTACAACCAGGTCTCCGAGATCACCACGCAGCTGGGCCGCGTCGGCCGCTGA